The Anolis sagrei isolate rAnoSag1 chromosome Y, rAnoSag1.mat, whole genome shotgun sequence genome contains a region encoding:
- the LOC132782024 gene encoding putative protein FAM220BP isoform X3 has translation MQNLEDRRMMHISFNMEQEDDLGHQQLHQNALSQQNEIIRLPDICSLVKSSQVDNNHLQKEFFSLKIRNCSLFKAAPLPHIGKKLSPHQIGGTNGAASSKESLGVLFPPEKDIFEKLFNSFDSTAVAGWLETAHNLISEMGEWSCSGDNFVHFAHFWLSELQFNQKQQLLELEMGVIEDEVRLSFLEGPDSKEIQPSELNSILAASLSEYPMGLVNNQNAFIFLDYLNLMSSVDASGYKEMLSNIQYTIKNPQITQWLLAIRAFALASLWHAIVKFYKTLVHTQQSSEQPDKSSVSANKKQSNEVVKESSE, from the exons ATGCAGAACTTGGAGGACAGGCGAATGATGCATATCTCTTTTAATATGGAACAGGAAGATGATTTAGGACATCAGCAGCTGCATCAAAATGCCCTGAGTCAACAGAATGAGATCATTCGTCTTCCAGATATCTGTTCATTAGTGAAAAGCTCTCAAGTGGATAATAATCATTTGCAAAAGGAGTTCTTCTCTCTCAAGATCAGGAACTGTTCTCTTTTTAAAGCTGCCCCGCTGCCCCATATTGGCAAAAAACTATCACCCCATCAGATTGGAGGGACAAACGGAGCTGCTTCATCCAAGGAATCACTTGGTGTTCTTTTCCCCCCAGAAAAAGATATATTTGAGAAGCTCTTCAATAGTTTTGATAGTACTGCAGTGGCGGGCTGGCTGGAGACAGCCCACAACCTCATTAGTGAAATGGGGGAATGGAGTTGCTCTGGAGACAACTTTGTTCACTTTGCACATTTCTGGCTGTCTGAGCTCCAGTTCAATCAAAAACAACAACTGTTGGAGCTGGAAATGGGAGTTATCGAGGATGAAGTTCGCCTTTCATTTCTTGAGGGACCAGACTCTAAGGAAATCCAGCCTTCCGAGTTGAACTCTATTCTTGCTGCTTCGCTCAGTGAATATCCCATGGGACTTGTGAACAACCAGAATGCATTCATTTTTCTTGACTACTTAAACCTCATGTCTTCAGTAGATGCATCTGGATATAAGGAAATGCTTTCaaacatacagtacacaatcaAGAACCCTCAGATTACTCAGTGGTTGCTAGCTATACGAGCATTTGCACTCGCCAGTCTTTGGCACGCAATAGTGAAG ttctATAAGACATTGGTCCATACCCAGCAGTCTTCTGAACAACCTGACAAGAGTTCTGTTTCTGCCAATAAAAAGCAATCCAATGAAGTGGTTAAAGAAAG ttcggagtag
- the LOC132782024 gene encoding putative protein FAM220BP isoform X2 codes for MQNLEDRRMMHISFNMEQEDDLGHQQLHQNALSQQNEIIRLPDICSLVKSSQVDNNHLQKEFFSLKIRNCSLFKAAPLPHIGKKLSPHQIGGTNGAASSKESLGVLFPPEKDIFEKLFNSFDSTAVAGWLETAHNLISEMGEWSCSGDNFVHFAHFWLSELQFNQKQQLLELEMGVIEDEVRLSFLEGPDSKEIQPSELNSILAASLSEYPMGLVNNQNAFIFLDYLNLMSSVDASGYKEMLSNIQYTIKNPQITQWLLAIRAFALASLWHAIVKFYKTLVHTQQSSEQPDKSSVSANKKQSNEVVKERHFPYLM; via the exons ATGCAGAACTTGGAGGACAGGCGAATGATGCATATCTCTTTTAATATGGAACAGGAAGATGATTTAGGACATCAGCAGCTGCATCAAAATGCCCTGAGTCAACAGAATGAGATCATTCGTCTTCCAGATATCTGTTCATTAGTGAAAAGCTCTCAAGTGGATAATAATCATTTGCAAAAGGAGTTCTTCTCTCTCAAGATCAGGAACTGTTCTCTTTTTAAAGCTGCCCCGCTGCCCCATATTGGCAAAAAACTATCACCCCATCAGATTGGAGGGACAAACGGAGCTGCTTCATCCAAGGAATCACTTGGTGTTCTTTTCCCCCCAGAAAAAGATATATTTGAGAAGCTCTTCAATAGTTTTGATAGTACTGCAGTGGCGGGCTGGCTGGAGACAGCCCACAACCTCATTAGTGAAATGGGGGAATGGAGTTGCTCTGGAGACAACTTTGTTCACTTTGCACATTTCTGGCTGTCTGAGCTCCAGTTCAATCAAAAACAACAACTGTTGGAGCTGGAAATGGGAGTTATCGAGGATGAAGTTCGCCTTTCATTTCTTGAGGGACCAGACTCTAAGGAAATCCAGCCTTCCGAGTTGAACTCTATTCTTGCTGCTTCGCTCAGTGAATATCCCATGGGACTTGTGAACAACCAGAATGCATTCATTTTTCTTGACTACTTAAACCTCATGTCTTCAGTAGATGCATCTGGATATAAGGAAATGCTTTCaaacatacagtacacaatcaAGAACCCTCAGATTACTCAGTGGTTGCTAGCTATACGAGCATTTGCACTCGCCAGTCTTTGGCACGCAATAGTGAAG ttctATAAGACATTGGTCCATACCCAGCAGTCTTCTGAACAACCTGACAAGAGTTCTGTTTCTGCCAATAAAAAGCAATCCAATGAAGTGGTTAAAGAAAG